The genomic DNA GCGGAAGGCAGAGAGGAGgcctcctcttcttctttcctctcttctccTCCCCGCTCCTCCTTACCTACTCTCTTTCCCCGCTCCATTCCTCTGGCCaagagatggaaggaagaagCTTAAACCGTTAGATAGAGATCTGCTCTCGGGGTGAAAGTAGTAGCTACCTACCCGTTTATATCGCTCCTCAAACCGAGCAGGACTCGGACTTTTATATTCGACGCTGGGGAAGACATAACGAGCCTCACGATGGGATAAGTTTTCCGACGCAAAGTTCTGCCAGCAGCAgctctctccctttctattttttttttttttgaaggtGTCTCGTTTATTTTCGCTCCGATATAAAGTATTCGCACCTATCTAGGTCACGCGTATTCTTCGGGCGACGAAGACGTATCTTCGGCGAAGAATTTAATCCTCACACGACTGGTCTATCAGTGGGGCACCGTTCTCGATCCTACCACGAGTTACGGGATAATAAATGATAGCTGATTGGTGATGGCCTACAACTCTCAGCATTTGCACGCGATGCAAGACATAAATTGTTATTGAGAGATGATTATTTACtcgcaaatttttctttctatttctttccttctatttattaattttcattttttcggCATAATATGtcgtttttgaaaatattttcgtctTCTATGCAAAGGAAGTGAGAGAACGACTTGGTTATTGTGTCGGGGATTATTTtacgtataatatttcttacttGGATTTGTTATAGTTATGGCATGGATCTGAACGGTGCGAGGCGAAAAAACGCGACACGAGAAACGACGAGTACGTTGAAGGCATGGCTAAACGAACACAAGAAGAATCCATATCCTACGAAAGGCGAAAAGATCATGCTGgctattattacaaaaatgacaTTGACACAAGTGTCGACGTGGTTTGCGAATGCGCGAAGGCGattgaaaaaggaaaataaaatgacgTGGGAACCGAGGAATCGTGTCGAGGACGAAGATAACAATAACGAAGACGATGATAGCGGGAGGAAGAGCGTCGACGAGAAAGATCGGTTAGGTGAGTCCTGCTTCTCCttgaataatacaatttttttttttcaattcaatcATTACTAATCAGTCATCTACATCGCGTTAATCACATCGATACTTTGAATATTAGATTCCGGaagatttttttcgtttaaaaatcGTTAGGTAAATTTGAGCAAATTTGCAAGTTTAAAAGAGACTGGAGATTTCAAGAGTCGTATATTGTCCCGGATCACGAAGTTCGATCATTTTCTCTTGGGTCTAGATTCGAAAGACTCGGGTACAGGTTCTAGCGAAGACGGGGAACGACCGGCGCATCGTATGGATCTTTTGCATGGCGGCAGCGGCGGCTCGGCCGGCGTTCAAGGTAGAGCCGAGAGCGAGTGGAGCGAGTCGCGAGCGGATAGCGGCCCGGACAGCCCGGAATGCCTGTACGATCAGAGAGAGCCGAGGCATCCGCTGCAACTGCAACATCCGGCGTATCTCGCACCGAGCCATGGTCGGCTGTTGCGTCATCCGTCGCCGGAGAGCACGTCGCCGGGTAGCCAGCACCATCATCTCCCGCCGAGCACCAGCGCGTCATCCACGGCCAGCGCGGTGACCACGAAGCCACGGATCTGGTCGCTGGCGGACATGGCGAGCAAAGACGGCGATCAGCAAAACTCGAACTCGGTGACGATGACGGGTCTCGCATCACCTTACGGAGGAACGGGAGGCGGAGGCGGCGGCAATGGTAACGCAGGGGGCAAGCTCGTCAGTCCCCTGGCCAGTCGATTGCCTCCTCATCATCCCCTGCACCCGGCGATACATCCGGGCACGCAATTCGTAAGACCGCATCCGGACTTCTACAGGAATCTATACAGCGCGTCTCATCTTGGCTCCGGCGACATATCCCTACTGGAGACGTACTCGAGGACACTGGGTGGACTGGGTGGCGTGATACCACCGCCGTCCACGGCGCCGAGCATACTGACGTCCACGTCTTCGTCCATCTCCGCTGCCGGTAATGTGAAACCTTTCTCAATCAATGGGGCtaacggcggcggcggcggcggcggcggcggcgccgTCGCCGGTGGATCAGCTGTTTTACTAACCACCGCGACCTCCGGATTGtcaccgtcgtcgtcgtcaacAGCGTCGTCGGTCGGATCCGATCAGTCGCCCCATCCAACGACGGGCGGTCTTCCCGCGACTCAGGAACTCAAATCTCCCGGACGAGTGTGACTCAAAGATACGACCGATTGTTGAAAAAAGACgtttatcgcgcgcgcgcgcactgtGCATCGAAGGGCGTTTCGTGTGGTGTGGCTGACAATAATCAGAGACTACAATCTTGTAATTAGTGTACAGTAAGACGAGAGATGATGAGATATACTGCCCCTCAACCCGCTTCTCGTTCCTAgtctttgttttctttttcactttcGATATCGTcgcgaatatttcttttttttacctctCCCCTCCAGATCATCCAATCTTGAAgtttattttctgtttctaATTGTTCCGAATAAAGACGGAAACTCGTAGTATATACCGACTATCCCATAGTGGCTCTAATCCGCGGTATAACCACAGCTAACGTCAACTCGACGGtactattatacatataaaatgctataaatatatataaagatatagggtaataattcatattattatcgtatatctttaataattaataattaataattaatattatttatgcgtTTGTAAATAGTAGGAAGAGGCCCAGTAGAGAAATCGTCCGGCCAGTGTATGTACTGTATGTAGAGTAGATACAATATTACTAGCATACCTGAGAtcataattcatattaatgacgattattatgattattatgattattatgattattattattgttattgcaatgtttataatattatcgattcACACGTCGACTCAGGTCGTCGAGCATGACGAGGGTATGGATCGTTAGTCGCGGCGACAGATTGCGAGGGACGCGCGTAGGTACTCGAAATATCCTCTCCCTTCTTGTATAAGTGTACCCTCTCTTATTTATTGCGCTGTAAAGATTATTGGCTCGTGATAATTTTTGTCGCAGATAATCGCGATCGGAACCGACGCGCTTTCGTCGATTCGCTCGCAATCTACTGCGaacattacaataaataattccgTCGCGTCGTCCCGCCCCTATCGCCGTTGCGTAATAAAAGGAAACATTCTTCAAATTGTGTACGAAGGACACCAACGGCTTGCAACATATCATGTCATGTCACACGTCGAGAGTGAACGATCGCCATCACCTTTTAGTCATTCGTGTCCAAAATTTCGCGCGAACTCGCTGATGCCGCACGGCACTGTGTCTCCTTTCGCAATAAACGAATCATTACGGAATGCGAACGACTTATTATTACTCCCACCCAGCTACACCAATAGATcgtaatttcaatttcttttccctttttcACGAGAAATCGCTTTCCTTTCGGAGATACTATAATCGTGCATCATACGCGATTCAGCAGAGACAATACGCGCACGTGGCGGAGGCTCTAATCGACGTAGGGGATCGTCCCTTCAGATCCAGCGAATGAATATGAAACGTTCTCATTCTCGGAACCGGACCGGGATGtacttataaaaatgcaaagcgACCGACTTCTGGGTGGTTGCTGGACAAGCTTGGTTATTAGTAAACATTTAAATCGACAATCGCTATAGCTATGCGGACAGCGGAGAGAATGTCGTCTCTCtaccttccttccttccttccttccttccttccttccttcctttctttctttctccgccTTTCTCCGACGTTCGCGGTTTGAGGtagaaaaaacaagaaatcaaCTTGCGAGACCACCCGCTATGGCCTGGGCTTGCATCGAGTCGTGGATCCCGAGGAGGTCCACGCCGTCTTCATGAATCAACTCGTTTCTGAATCGGCATAAACCTTCAAAGGGTTGCTGaggaagggggggggagggtcGTTCCCCTCGCTAGGTCCGTCAGAGTTATGCGGGCACCAGTGTCCCTTCGCATTCTAAGCATCGGTGATTCGAAAGACACGGTGTCTTCGAAAGATCATTGGGAAGACTAGGCACGAAGAGaaattgttacaaataatAGAGAAACGTCAATGACGAGGTGTTTTCGGGAATACGTTTGACGTTAAGTTGCGAACATGAGAAATGAGTTATTTCTCttataacgtttttttttttaatttttataatccagaaaaattttactttaaaatttttttaaatcagcgAGTCGTTCCGTGACACGTCACGAATGTTCTAAAGCAATTAAATCGCGTGATGTAAATCTGATTAGATATCgatggataaaaaaatgttggtTTGTAAGAGGcatagttataaaattaacttcaaGTTAACATAAGTTTCCGATGCAGATAAATCGAACCTATTATTAATACAGCGGTTTTGATCATGTCGCTGAGGACGGCAAGACTAttgaatgatttatatatctcacagagaaaa from Cataglyphis hispanica isolate Lineage 1 chromosome 21, ULB_Chis1_1.0, whole genome shotgun sequence includes the following:
- the LOC126857432 gene encoding iroquois-class homeodomain protein IRX-3; amino-acid sequence: MSQFSFRGSPNLQCPVTVSSSLASSSASPPTVAILNTSGTSLVSSIATGTTTNHPLDVAGLSQARMAVTSAIVRPSCSPTASVSPSQGHPPPSAGGPAAARCCDTGRPIFTDPLTGQTVCSCQYELLGGYQRLGGLPTAALSMYSAPYAAAAAAAASEGMAAYFPSLGAEQAPFYSPTPAGLDLKENLGAGAAAAWPYPSVYHPYDAAFASYPFNGYGMDLNGARRKNATRETTSTLKAWLNEHKKNPYPTKGEKIMLAIITKMTLTQVSTWFANARRRLKKENKMTWEPRNRVEDEDNNNEDDDSGRKSVDEKDRLDSKDSGTGSSEDGERPAHRMDLLHGGSGGSAGVQGRAESEWSESRADSGPDSPECLYDQREPRHPLQLQHPAYLAPSHGRLLRHPSPESTSPGSQHHHLPPSTSASSTASAVTTKPRIWSLADMASKDGDQQNSNSVTMTGLASPYGGTGGGGGGNGNAGGKLVSPLASRLPPHHPLHPAIHPGTQFVRPHPDFYRNLYSASHLGSGDISLLETYSRTLGGLGGVIPPPSTAPSILTSTSSSISAAGNVKPFSINGANGGGGGGGGGAVAGGSAVLLTTATSGLSPSSSSTASSVGSDQSPHPTTGGLPATQELKSPGRV